The following are from one region of the Coccinella septempunctata chromosome 7, icCocSept1.1, whole genome shotgun sequence genome:
- the LOC123316398 gene encoding juvenile hormone esterase-like isoform X2 has protein sequence MGIPYAQPPVGDLRFRSPKWVRNWPGVLDGSKQGSACVEVVLRISTGTSIVTGEEDCLFLNVFTKTNPATVKQLKPVMVFIHGGGYILGSSDVKIYGPDLLVAKDVLVVTLNYRLGVFGFLSTEDLASPGNYGLKDQNLALRWIQRNIKYFGGDPDNVMIFGHSAGSISSHLHMLSPKSRGLFHKVLLESGSALCLWGSQRKPRNMAYLLGVANGITHPRDSYELVEKLREIDLEELKKTLLGVALTGTSQSLFTGLPYAPTLEEDHEEAFLTRNNWYEMLATGNFYHVPVVMGMNSNESLFFLQEAMIAQPLLVLFDLDNSLITPPSMNISNKETSTIVGRMIRDHFLGENNRMSTVDIMELMNYLSQDNFLRPLWKTAELMNRYIPLYFYYFKYESELGRYGLPAGREYPGIRGVSHEEEVHFIFNKLKDYSKNRTDYVVREWMLTLWTNFAKYSNPTPSVGRGNSALGNIVWPRFSSNASSRTNFLDIGDMLEVRHTPVNYDNILWYEELFQKYGNPPFHNY, from the exons ATGGGAATTCCATATGCCCAACCTCCAGTGGGCGACCTCAGGTTCAGA TCACCTAAGTGGGTTAGAAATTGGCCTGGTGTTCTGGATGGGAGCAAACAAGGATCCGCATGCGTTGAAGTGGTGTTACGGATCAGCACTGGAACATCCATAGTTACTGGAGAAGAAGACTGTCTCTTCCTGAACGTCTTCACAAAAACT AATCCTGCCACTGTGAAACAGCTCAAACCTGTTATGGTGTTCATACATGGTGGAGGATATATTCTTGGAAGTTCGGACGTGAAAATATACGGACCAGATCTATTAGTAGCTAAAGATGTTCTAGTTGTTACTCTCAACTATAGACTGGGTGTTTTTG GTTTCTTGAGCACTGAAGATTTGGCATCACCTGGCAATTACGGACTGAAGGACCAAAACCTTGCCCTACGCTGGATACAGAGGAACATTAAGTATTTCGGTGGAGATCCAGACAACGTTATGATCTTTGGACACAGTGCCGGCTCCATCAGCTCTCATCTCCATATGTTATCACCGAAGAGCCGGGGCTTGTTCCACAAGGTCCTTCTAGAGAGCGGAAGTGCTCTATGTTTGTGGGGAAGTCAACGAAAACCTCGGAATATGGCATATCTTCTCGGTGTCGCCAATGGCATAACGCACCCAAGAGATAGTTACGAACTGGTAGAGAAACTTCGTGAGATAGATCTCGAAGAACTGAAGAAAACTCTCTTGGGAGTTGCTTTAACC GGAACTTCACAGTCATTATTCACAGGGTTGCCATATGCCCCAACCTTAGAAGAGGACCACGAAGAAGCCTTTCTAACGAGAAATAACTGGTATGAGATGCTGGCAACTGGAAATTTCTATCACGTTCCTGTAGTTATGGGAATGAATTCAAATGAATCATTATTCTTTCTTCAAG AGGCTATGATAGCTCAACCTCTTCTCGTATTATTCGATCTGGATAACAGTCTGATAACACCACCTTCAATGAATATCAGTAATAAAGAAACCTCTACCATTGTTGGAAGAATGATCAGGGATCACTTTTTAGGTGAAAATAACAGAATGTCAACAGTAGATATTATGGAGTTGATGAAT TACTTATCCCAGGACAACTTCTTGAGACCATTGTGGAAGACTGCTGAATTGATGAATAGATATATTCCACTTTACTTTTATTACTTCAAATACGAAAGTGAATTAGGGCGATATGGCCTTCCAGCCGGCAGAGAATATCCAGGCATTAGAG GTGTGTCCCACGAGGAAGAAGTTCACTTCatattcaataaattgaaagattaTTCTAAGAACAGAACAGATTATGTGGTCAGGGAATGGATGTTAACATTGTGGACCAATTTCGCTAAATATAG cAATCCAACACCATCTGTAGGAAGAGGAAATTCAGCTCTAGGAAATATAGTTTGGCCAAGATTTTCGTCTAACGCCAGTTCTCGAACGAATTTCCTCGATATTGGAGACATGTTGGAAGTTCGTCATACTCCGGTTAACTACGATAACATCTTGTGGTATGAAGAGCTTTTCCAAAAATATGGCAACCCACCATTTCATAATTATTGA
- the LOC123316807 gene encoding uncharacterized protein LOC123316807 — translation MRYFEVASRLIEQKPNKAIPGYGLGQRHVQILLQFSMAAIFVGMNMALPIAIIPITHPQYAADVGITSFPNWTDQSLILVSTQAGYAVTQLFGSCISEYYGYHFVMPFSMFLCSIFCFILPVLTQFFGSQGLILCLMLQGASQGFSLPVIPDYLSRWVPTSERSSIGSFMFAANVLAAALSTKITAWISTTFLGWTFAYYFFGIMGFLWSYVMINFGRNAPETSNNISTEERDFIMSDQKVKKKMHSTIGEEVPWKKLFDSPGLLAIFAAHAGTFWALWVMTAEIPSYLFGVLSFKIEEDGDIVGDAYFTSWLFSFIISGVTCYLIGSKILSLNFTRKVAQSIASYLAAVCLIILGFLSDPRWVIFFINAIFSALTASFWGFMLNYNDILHDRSMITHIGGFIGTITTLIPALLKQLIVTDQTDRFQWSIMFWLTAAVLVLSNTAFFFYSSREIQEWDSNEEICNQVETKKDIGETEYLMENPVTNKKTYGKADLKEALNETEQQQEAPKAVQHEDVRSESESEEEFYVVKMRKPSKIIVYGIGVRHGQIALIFFMVVIMYILNMAAPIAIVAMTDPGTSPNPKVPAFTDWADQSLVLSSYYWGFAPTQLIGGPLTRKYGFKWFMVVSMIVCSLFSIWLPALVVKFGSLAMIFCLFTIGLFQGVVLPMLSDFVSKWAPVPERTPIGTFIFASKTLGTVFATELTGYLSSSWWGWPSAFYLYGVMGLIWSIFMIVLGCNTPDEHRSISQAELEYIKRGQTLTTKKIPWSKIMKSVPTWSTWISHIGIVWTIRLSTTEFPTYINRVLGFDVSSAGIFMAITYLVAYLFTFIVSTSSQYVINNHYLSTGICRKICNGLAAYGSSFFLVLLAVFHLNRYLALACIFFEMICLNASFSGYNINYNDLSPNFSGCLFGVGGISSTIVSFVPLLIVQFMVTNQASATQWGYAFLISAFVASVGTIFFMLRASGEVQDYDDLDDKEDEESRVLLEKKQQN, via the exons ATGAGGTACTTTGAGGTTGCTTCGAGACTCATAGAGCAAAAACCAAATAAGGCCATACCAG GATATGGGTTAGGTCAACGGCATGTTCaaattctgctgcaattttctATGGCTGCCATATTCGTTGGTATGAATATGGCTTTACCAATTGCCATAATACCTATCACGCATCCTCAGTATGCAGCGGATGTTGGAATTACG TCTTTTCCTAACTGGACGGACCAAAGTTTGATCCTGGTGTCTACCCAAGCTGGATATGCTGTTACTCAATTGTTCGGGAGTTGTATATCCGAATATTACGGTTATCATTTCGTGATGCCTTTTTCGATGTTTCTTTGCTCCATTTTCTGCTTCATTCTGCCTGTACTCACTCAATTTTTCGGATCACAAGGCTTGATATTGTGCTTGATGCTGCAAGGTGCGAGCCAAGGGTTTTCCTTGCCGGTCATACCCGATTATTTGTCCAGATGGGTGCCCACGTCCGAAAGAAGTTCTATAGGATCTTTTATGTTTGCTG CCAATGTACTGGCTGCTGCTCTTTCTACCAAGATAACAGCCTGGATTTCGACCACATTTTTGGGCTGGACTTTCGCGtattattttttcggaatcatgGGTTTCTTGTGGTCCTACGTCATGATCAATTTCGGAAGAAATGCGCCAGAAACCAGCAATAATATTTCAACAGAGGAGAGAGATTTCATCATGTCAGATCAAAAGGTTAAAAAGAAG ATGCACTCAACTATAGGAGAAGAG GTTCCTTGGAAGAAACTTTTCGATTCTCCTGGGCTTTTAGCCATATTTGCAGCACATGCTGGTACCTTCTGGGCACTTTGGGTAATGACTGCAGAAATCCCCAGTTATCTGTTTGGTGTTCTGAGTTTCAAAATTGAGGAG gATGGAGATATTGTAGGTGATGCCTATTTCACGTCCTGGCTCTTCAGCTTCATCATTAGTGGTGTTACATGCTACCTTATAGGTAGCAAAATATTATCGTTGAATTTCACACGCAAAGTTGCCCAAAGCATCG CGTCATATTTGGCAGCAGTTTGTCTCATCATACTAGGCTTCTTATCAGATCCTCGTTGGGTCATATTTTTCATCAACGCCATTTTCTCCGCATTAACCGCCAGTTTTTGGGGCTTCATGTTGAACTACAATGATATTTTGCATGACAGGAGCATGATAACCCACATTGGTGGTTTCATAGGTACTATTACAACTTTGATTCCTGCTCTTCTGAAACAACTCATCGTCACGGATCAG ACAGATAGGTTTCAATGGTCCATTATGTTTTGGTTGACTGCAGCTGTATTGGTTTTGTCTAATACAGCTTTCTTCTTCTACTCCTCTCGTGAAATTCAAGAATGGGattcaaatgaagaaatttgCA ATCAAGTTGAGACTAAAAAAGATATTGGAGAAACAGAATATCTAATGGAAAATCCTGTAACCAACAAAAAAACCTACGGAAAAGCTGACTTGAAAG AAGCATTAAATGAAACTGAACAGCAACAAGAGGCACCAAAAGCTGTACAACACGAAGACGTTCGATCAGAGAGCGAATCAGA AGAGGAAT TTTATGTTGTTAAAATGAGGAAACCATCTAAAATTATAGTTTATGGAATCGGCGTTCGCCATGGACAGATagcactgattttttttatggtggTCATCATGTACATCCTCAATATGGCAGCACCAATAGCCATAGTAGCTATGACTGATCCTGGAACAAGTCCAAATCCAAAAGTACCT gCTTTCACTGACTGGGCAGACCAAAGTTTAGTATTAAGCTCCTACTACTGGGGATTTGCACCCACCCAATTGATCGGTGGACCTCTGACAAGAAAATATGGCTTTAAATGGTTCATGGTAGTATCGATGATTGTGTGTTCCCTGTTCTCGATATGGCTGCCTGCCTTAGTCGTGAAATTTGGCTCGCTTGCTATGATCTTCTGTTTGTTCACGATAGGCCTTTTTCAAGGTGTGGTATTGCCAATGTTATCTGATTTTGTCAGCAAATGGGCGCCAGTTCCTGAGAGGACGCCAATTGGGACGTTTATTTTCGCAA GTAAAACTCTTGGAACAGTATTCGCCACAGAATTAACAGGATACCTTTCCAGTTCTTGGTGGGGATGGCCATCAGCATTTTATCTTTATGGAGTAATGGGTTTAATATGGAGTATATTCATGATAGTTCTTGGATGCAACACTCCTGATGAACACCGAAGCATTTCACAGGCAGAATTGGAATATATAAAGAGAGGACAGACCTTAACTACAAAG AAGATACCTTGGTCAAAGATCATGAAATCAGTACCAACTTGGTCAACTTGGATATCTCATATTGGTATTGTATGGACTATAAGATTGTCAACTACAGAATTCCCGACATATATCAACAGAGTCCTTGGATTTGATGTCTCGTCT GCGGGCATATTCATGGCGATCACTTATTTGGTAGCATATTTATTCACATTCATTGTCAGTACTTCCTCACAATATGTGATCAATAATCATTATCTGAGTACGGGTATTTGCAGAAAGATATGCAATGGTCTCG CCGCCTATGGATCTTCATTTTTCTTGGTTCTACTGGCTGTTTTCCATCTGAACAGATACTTAGCTTTAGCGTGTATTTTCTTCGAAATGATCTGCTTAAACGCCAGTTTCTCCGGTTACAACATCAACTACAATGATCTCAGCCCCAACTTCTCAGGATGTCTATTTGGTGTAGGAGGTATAAGCTCGACTATAGTCTCATTCGTTCCTTTGCTGATTGTTCAGTTTATGGTGACAAATCAG GCAAGTGCTACGCAGTGGGGATATGCTTTCCTCATATCAGCGTTTGTGGCTTCTGTAGGAACCATCTTCTTCATGCTGAGAGCATCTGGTGAAGTTCAAGATTACGATGATTTAGACGATAAGGAAG ATGAGGAGTCGAGAGTTTTGCTGGAGAAAAAACAACAGAACTAA
- the LOC123316398 gene encoding juvenile hormone esterase-like isoform X1, which translates to MLVMVPNKLFVVLIGILLDVHCLEFLKKEFQKPNLQVKTESGRVQGTRLQSKSLKRGYYYAFMGIPYAQPPVGDLRFRSPKWVRNWPGVLDGSKQGSACVEVVLRISTGTSIVTGEEDCLFLNVFTKTNPATVKQLKPVMVFIHGGGYILGSSDVKIYGPDLLVAKDVLVVTLNYRLGVFGFLSTEDLASPGNYGLKDQNLALRWIQRNIKYFGGDPDNVMIFGHSAGSISSHLHMLSPKSRGLFHKVLLESGSALCLWGSQRKPRNMAYLLGVANGITHPRDSYELVEKLREIDLEELKKTLLGVALTGTSQSLFTGLPYAPTLEEDHEEAFLTRNNWYEMLATGNFYHVPVVMGMNSNESLFFLQEAMIAQPLLVLFDLDNSLITPPSMNISNKETSTIVGRMIRDHFLGENNRMSTVDIMELMNYLSQDNFLRPLWKTAELMNRYIPLYFYYFKYESELGRYGLPAGREYPGIRGVSHEEEVHFIFNKLKDYSKNRTDYVVREWMLTLWTNFAKYSNPTPSVGRGNSALGNIVWPRFSSNASSRTNFLDIGDMLEVRHTPVNYDNILWYEELFQKYGNPPFHNY; encoded by the exons ATGTTAGTTATGGTTCCAAACAAATTGTTCGTTGTTTTAATCGGCATTCTGCTAGATGTCCATTGtttggaatttttgaaaaaggagTTTCAG aaaccaaATCTTCAAGTTAAGACAGAAAGTGGAAGGGTGCAAGGTACAAGATTGCAATCGAAATCACTAAAAAGGGGATATTATTATGCATTTATGGGAATTCCATATGCCCAACCTCCAGTGGGCGACCTCAGGTTCAGA TCACCTAAGTGGGTTAGAAATTGGCCTGGTGTTCTGGATGGGAGCAAACAAGGATCCGCATGCGTTGAAGTGGTGTTACGGATCAGCACTGGAACATCCATAGTTACTGGAGAAGAAGACTGTCTCTTCCTGAACGTCTTCACAAAAACT AATCCTGCCACTGTGAAACAGCTCAAACCTGTTATGGTGTTCATACATGGTGGAGGATATATTCTTGGAAGTTCGGACGTGAAAATATACGGACCAGATCTATTAGTAGCTAAAGATGTTCTAGTTGTTACTCTCAACTATAGACTGGGTGTTTTTG GTTTCTTGAGCACTGAAGATTTGGCATCACCTGGCAATTACGGACTGAAGGACCAAAACCTTGCCCTACGCTGGATACAGAGGAACATTAAGTATTTCGGTGGAGATCCAGACAACGTTATGATCTTTGGACACAGTGCCGGCTCCATCAGCTCTCATCTCCATATGTTATCACCGAAGAGCCGGGGCTTGTTCCACAAGGTCCTTCTAGAGAGCGGAAGTGCTCTATGTTTGTGGGGAAGTCAACGAAAACCTCGGAATATGGCATATCTTCTCGGTGTCGCCAATGGCATAACGCACCCAAGAGATAGTTACGAACTGGTAGAGAAACTTCGTGAGATAGATCTCGAAGAACTGAAGAAAACTCTCTTGGGAGTTGCTTTAACC GGAACTTCACAGTCATTATTCACAGGGTTGCCATATGCCCCAACCTTAGAAGAGGACCACGAAGAAGCCTTTCTAACGAGAAATAACTGGTATGAGATGCTGGCAACTGGAAATTTCTATCACGTTCCTGTAGTTATGGGAATGAATTCAAATGAATCATTATTCTTTCTTCAAG AGGCTATGATAGCTCAACCTCTTCTCGTATTATTCGATCTGGATAACAGTCTGATAACACCACCTTCAATGAATATCAGTAATAAAGAAACCTCTACCATTGTTGGAAGAATGATCAGGGATCACTTTTTAGGTGAAAATAACAGAATGTCAACAGTAGATATTATGGAGTTGATGAAT TACTTATCCCAGGACAACTTCTTGAGACCATTGTGGAAGACTGCTGAATTGATGAATAGATATATTCCACTTTACTTTTATTACTTCAAATACGAAAGTGAATTAGGGCGATATGGCCTTCCAGCCGGCAGAGAATATCCAGGCATTAGAG GTGTGTCCCACGAGGAAGAAGTTCACTTCatattcaataaattgaaagattaTTCTAAGAACAGAACAGATTATGTGGTCAGGGAATGGATGTTAACATTGTGGACCAATTTCGCTAAATATAG cAATCCAACACCATCTGTAGGAAGAGGAAATTCAGCTCTAGGAAATATAGTTTGGCCAAGATTTTCGTCTAACGCCAGTTCTCGAACGAATTTCCTCGATATTGGAGACATGTTGGAAGTTCGTCATACTCCGGTTAACTACGATAACATCTTGTGGTATGAAGAGCTTTTCCAAAAATATGGCAACCCACCATTTCATAATTATTGA